In one Nicotiana sylvestris chromosome 8, ASM39365v2, whole genome shotgun sequence genomic region, the following are encoded:
- the LOC104246481 gene encoding uncharacterized protein has protein sequence MECFECGATSHIRKYCPRLMSSRPQEGSHAIMLAPVASPPTQPARGRGQAARGGGQPSRCRLRGRGQSDGVQHYFYSFPTRVEAYSSDVVITSIVIDFHRDASVLFDPGFTYSYVSSYFASYLVMTRDSLSAYVYVSTSMGVLFVVDSVYRSCVVSIESHKTSVDLLLLDMVDFNVILGMDWLSPYQAILDFHSKTVTLAMPGLLRLE, from the coding sequence ATGGAGTGCTTTGAGTGTGGGGCCACAAGTCACATCAGGAAGTATTGTCCTAGATTGATGAGCAGTAGACCTCAGGAGGGTTCTCATGCCATTATGCTGGCACCAGTTGCTTCACCACCCACACAACCAGCTAGAGGCAGgggtcaggctgctagaggtggaggccagccatcCAGATGTCGCCTAAGGGGTAGAGGTCAAAGTGATGGGGTCCAACACTATTTTTATTCATTTCCAACTAGAGTTGAGGCATATTCATCTGACGTCGTTATAACAAGTATTGTTATAGATttccatagagatgcttcagttctatttgatccgggcTTTACTTATTCCTACgtatcatcctattttgcttcatatctggttatgactcgtgattctttgagtgcttatGTATATGTGTCCACGTCTATGGGAGTTTTATTTGTTGTAGATAgtgtttatcggtcgtgtgtggtttcTATCGAGAGCCATaagactagtgtagatctcctacttcttgatatggtggaCTTTAATGTTattttgggaatggattggctatcaCCTTATCAAGCTATATTAGACTTTCACTCCAAGACAGTGACCTTAGCCATGCCAGGGTTGCTTCGATTAGAGTAG
- the LOC138875648 gene encoding uncharacterized protein yields the protein MVDDALSRKAMSMGSLAYIPVGERPLASDDHALAKQFTRLDVSELSRVLACTVSRSSLYERIRDRQYDDPYLLVLNDTVHRGDAKKVSIGDDRLLWMHGKICVPNMDRLNELILEESHSLRYSIHLGTTKMYQGLRKHYWWRTMKKDIVEYVAQCLNF from the coding sequence atggtggacgatgccttgagtaggaaggccatgagtatgggtagccttgcatatattccggttGGTGAGAGACCACTAGCATCAGATGATCATGCCTTAGCCAAACAATTCAcgaggttagatgtttcggagcttAGTCGGGTTCTTGCTTGCACAGTCTCTCGATCTTCTTTGTATGAGCGCATCAGAGatcgtcagtatgatgacccctatCTCCTTGTCCTTAATGACACAGTGCATCGTGGTGATGCCAAGAAGGTTTCTATTGGAGATGATAGGTTGTTGTGGATGCATGGTaaaatttgtgtgcccaatatggatcgGCTaaatgagttgattctagaagagtcCCACAGTTTACGGTATTCAATTCATCTAGGTACCACCAAGATGTACCAGGGTTTGAggaaacattattggtggagaacaatgaagaaagatatagtagagtatgtggctcagtgtttgaactTCTAG